The region GTGAGGAGCGTTCTGCAGACTCTCTAGCAAGGCCAGGACACTCCCTGAAGTACTGGGAGCTTCACCTGGACctgaaatcacaaacaaacaaacacacacacacacacacacacacacacacacacacacacacacacacacacacacacacacgacaagtCAAGTTGCAGGATATATGGCCAGTCTCTCgctctgttcctgagttacagccttgaataatgaccagaagtgtCTTTGcggaacattatgatgtcacagtgaagttcacctttgacctttggccaccaaattaaaacaaacaagtaaagaagtgtaaatgtgtgtactGACGTGTAATCTTGCAGGTGTAGTTGAAGGTGACGTCATCGTCTCCATTGCCgttctccagctgctgctgctcctccagcaGAGCCATGCCCACCAGGTGGAGCACCTGTGCGcatacacagtacacacagagagtacacacaaagtacacacacagagtacatgTTATTTTCTCATCAGAGAACCACGGTGTCCCATGaggaaaacacactgacaacaaagTGAGACACAGATTAAACTGAGATCAGTTTCATTAACATTAAAGCCTCAGCGATTATcatctaataatataatagaaAACAGTCACAGGGACATTTTACTGCACtgagaacttttacttttaattttccTGATTTTACTCAAgcacttttactgaagttacattttaaatgaaggacttaaacttaaaaacagAGTATTTTTACTCTGGTATTTGCACTTTAACTTAACGACCTTCTTCATCCTGATGAGatcaaataatgaaataatgattattgtttaatttatgtAATTTTCTTCTCCCTGACGCCAGAAGCTGCTTGATTCAGAAGATAAAATCTTCGCCTCACCCTCTGCAGCATGGACTCGGTCCAGCCCCCCCCACTGGGCTCCACAGCCCACTGCAGCACGGCGCCCTCTACAGCCAGCAGCACGTCACACTGCAGCAGGTTCACCAGGCTGccaaacagaggacagagagggggagggggaggggggggcagggctgaccaacacacacacacacacacacacacacacacacacacaaccataaaTAACTGTAATAAACTCCCGATGTGATTGTTAGTGAATGTGATCTAGAGTTTCTCTGAGGCTCGTGTGGTTCAGTTCCATATCCCAGAgcctcagtctgtgtgtggtgtgtcacaggtgacaggtgtgacactcacacacacctgttactGTAACATTacactcaagtgtgtgtgtgaatgtgtaactGGGTTTACCTGTGTCCTCCCCGTTCTGTCTCCTCAGCTTCCTCTGAGCCTCCTcggcctgaaacacacacacacacacacacatcatacatCACACACGGTTACCGTGACAATGAACAGATCAATAACCCAATCGATACCCTGATCAGTGTGTGTACCTTCGACTGGTCGGCTCTGCTGTAGTGATGGAAGTACAGGTTGAAGTATTTGTTCCACTCAGGACGCAGCTCATACAGACCTCGACCCGTCACACCAGGTTTCCTGTAAACacagtacaaatacacacagtactacagtcagtactgCAGGCAGTACCACACTACCAAAGTCAATACTATAGTCAGTACTACAGACAGCACTAGCAATATTACAGTCAGtattgtaaatactgtaaatattatatatattatatttcttccTGAAATTAAACACTATCTAACTTGAGACTTTAAGGTGGACTGGTGGTGTTGTTTGTAAAGGTAGAAATGTATTTAAGGTGGAAGTGTGAAGAAAACAGACTGACTTGAATGAAGCGACACTGTCGATGACTCTCTCCAGACCGGTCTCCTTATTCccctgagagagaaagagtcagAGATCACCTGTCTGTATGGACTGAGggcagacaggtaaacagacagacaggtgaacagacagacagacaggtacactgacagacaaacaggtaaacagacaggtaaacagacagacaggtacactgacagacaaacaggtaaagagacagacagacaaacaggtaaacagacagacaggtgaacagacagacagacaagtacactgacagacaaacaggtaaacagacaggtAAGCAAACAGACAGGTacactgacagacaaaaaggtaaacagacagacagacaaacaggtaaacagacaggtaaacagacagacaggtaaacaaacagacagacagacagacagacagacaggtaaataaacatacagatggacaggtaaacaaacatacagacaggtaaacagacagacagacgggtaaacagacaaacatacagacagacaggtaaacaaatatacagacaggtaaacagactgacaaacaggtaaacagacagacagacaggtaaacagacagacagacagacagacagacagacaggtaagcAGGTAGGTGTCTCACGTTCTCAGGCAGAGCCTTCACCAGCTCACTGTGAGCCATCGGTCTGATCGACAGTTGGTGGATGATTTCTCTTCTGACCTCATCAAAGGGCTCCACCTGTCCAACACCTGCCACGTACCGCTCacctgaaccacacacacacacacacacacacacacacaccctgagaTGTAAATATGACACTGCAGCTACCTGTGTCACCTGTTTAACCTGATTCCTGTTCtcttaaataaaactgaagcagcacagacagactcacCGACGACCATGATGATGAGGTGAAGCATCTCCTCGATCAGAGTGTTGTTCTGTTGGACCACGTCCTGTCAACAGACAGAACTCCGTCAGTAGTGTCAGTACTGACCTTGTtggtgtgttacagtgtcagtACTGACCTTGTtggtgtgttacagtgtcagtACTGACCCTGTtggtgtgttacagtgtcagtACTGACCCTGTtggtgtgttacagtgtcagtACTGACCCTGTtggtgtgttacagtgtcagtACTGACCTTGTtggtgtgttacagtgtcagtACTGATCTTGTtggtgtgttacagtgtcagtACTGACCTTGTtggtgtgttacagtgtcagtACTGATCTTGTtggtgtgttacagtgtcagtACTGACCCTGTtggtgtgttacagtgtcagtACTGATCTTGTtggtgtgttacagtgtcagtACTGACCTTGTtggtgtgttacagtgtcagtACTGACCTTGTtggtgtgttacagtgtcagtACTGACCTTGTtggtgtgttacagtgtcagtACTGATCTTGTtggtgtgttacagtgtcagtACTGATCTTGTtggtgtgttacagtgtcagtACTGATCTTGTtggtgtgttacagtgtcagtACTGACCTTGTtggtgtgttacagtgtcagtACTGACCTTGTtggtgtgttacagtgtcagtACTGATCTTGTtggtgtgttacagtgtcagtACTGATCTTGTtggtgtgttacagtgtcagtACTGATCTTGTtggtgtgttacagtgtcagtACTGATCTTGTtggtgtgttacagtgtcagtACTGACCTTGTTGGCCTCTCTGTATCTCTTCCTGAAGTCTGCAGAGCTGAAAATGTGGACCAGTTCGAATCGACTCAGAACGATCATCAGGAAGTGGTTTGGATCCATCATGGAAGCGCCGGCCTGCatcagaacacaaacacaagagacTGAATCTACAGACTCATGATGTCACACTACAGGTGGGGTCAGTACTGTCAGTCTCTACCTGCAGCATGATGACGTCTTTGTCGAACATCTCCACTCTGCACTTCACGTTGTGATAGTAATAgatctgaaacacaaacaagtattactgttgctgttgttgttaccatggtgactCTACACAGCTGCTGATCGCAGTATTGATCACTTCAGTATTGATCATCAGGTATGGACTCACCTGGTTGATCAGCGAGAAACCGTTCCTCCTCcacatcccagcatgcacctgaGCACAGAGGACCAGGCAGCGGAGGGGGAGTTCGATGAGTAGGGGGGGGCTGAGTTCACcctgaggagacacacacacacacacacacacacacacaaatgttaacACTGATGTATTGATCCAATTGGTTTGAATGTTGTGATCAGGTTTGAAGATGTGAGAAATCATGTTGTTGCTGACCAGAGGAAGTTGTTCAGGGAAACGAGAGGCGACTTCTGTCCTGCTGAGGAGAACATGGagacctgggggggggggggggggggggggggtcagcttAATGTCACCTGTCTGAAACGCTACAAATAAAATCTGCCACAAAAATGTAGTTTATAAAAaccagagtgtgtgtcagtgtgtgtttacctgccaGCAGCCTGCAGACCGGCAGGTGTATGGACACTTTGTCCTGAGACACCTGGTACCTGAACGTCTCCACAGAGTGACCAGCCAGGCTCAAGCTGATTGGCTGCTCGCCGTCTGGGAGGCCGCTGTGGCAGTGACTGAGCGCGCTCAGACACTTCCTGTAGGCCTCGATCAACACGcgctcctgacacacacacacacacacacacacacacacacacacacacacacacacacagaaaccgAGGTTAGCTGTCAGAAAGCTGCTAGTgataataacataaataatGATTATCAACTCATCTctccattattttattattgatcagTTATTGATCGACAGTGAAAAGTGTCATTTGACCTTTTAAAGACCAAGAAAACCTGAAAATATTCACGTTTTCAGCTGGAACAGAGAATCTTTGCTTTATAGGTTAATAAAAACCTGAATAATTGaattttaattatcaaaatgCAGATTAATCTCCTgccaatcaaccaatcaattaattgttccTACTCTAATATTGGTAAGATCTATGTTTTCACCCGCGTCTGTCTGATCTGGATTTtttactatgaacttttttccCTGACGTCTGGTCTGTGTTGTCGAGTGTTCGTTCGCTTAGTTTCAGTCTAACTGAAAGTGAAGTCACCACTGAAACATCAGTCACTAATCAATAATGTCCGTCACATCGTGTTGTTGGcgtatgtgtgttgtgtagcTTTGTGTGTAGACTCACGTCAGCGGAGCACCACTCCTGGATCATGGAGATGATGTGAGTCAGTTTCATCTGCAGAGTGAACGCTGCCTCCCACTCAGGCTCCATCTCTATGTGCTGCCCCACCTGTCTCACCACCGGGTCCATGccctgagacagacagacagacagacagacagacagacagagagagacaggtccaCAGATCAGAGAAAAGACAGGTCGATAGatcagaggcagacagacagggagagagagagggagagagacaggtccATGGAGCAGAGACAGGTTGTAGCTGTCCAGGTGAACCTCAGGTGTGTATCTCTTTACCTGCATACACTTGAGCAGCTCCAGAAAAGCGTCGAGACCTTCTAGAAACTTCAGTCTGAGCTGATCGCTCCACTCAGAGGGACGACTGATCAGGACGTACCTGTAAACACAGAACTGCTTCAACTGGGAGAACTGGTGGAGAACTGGTGTATAACTGGTCTATAACTGGTCTATAACTGGTCTATAACTGGTGTATAACTGGTGTATAACTGGTCTATAACTGGTCTATAACTGGTGTATAACTGGTGTTTAACTGGTCCTCACTTGAGGTCTCCTATGAGGCTCTGGACTCGTCCGAACTTGAAGGCCTGTTGGGCCGTGTAGCGGTCGAACTGGAAGCGCCCCTGCAGGTCTCTGTGACGGAGGTGATCCACAAACGTCCTGATGATGGTGGTCATCAGGTTCTCCTCCACCATCAGCATCCGGGCCTGCAGCGCAcgcagcgcacacacacacacacacacacacacacacacacacacacacacacacacacacacacacacacacacacacacacacacacacacacacacacacacacacacacacaagctcctGATGAAGAACTGACTAGAGGAAGTCGGTGGATTTGGAAACAGCACAGATCAAGTGAAACAAGTTGTTTAAAATAAGATGAGGTCAGGTGATTGTGATTAGATCAGGTGATTAGACAGGAAGCTGCAGGTGTAACAACTGACGTGACAGTAACCATCTCACCTCACCTGCgacacaaacagtcagactgaaCTCACCAGCGACGGGACGGTGAATATTTGCACTGACAGGTCAGTGATGGAGAACTCACGGTCGTGGTCGTCTTTCACGTAGTCGCTCTGCAATCGTTCATAACTCTACcggcaggaaagagagagacagggagagagagagagacagagagagagacagagagagagagagggagggagggagagagagagagaggtgtgtgtgtggaggtgcagggaggaggaggaggagtactCACCATGGTCGGGACAGTGAAGAGCTGAACTGACAGTGAGGTCACTGACACCACTCGCTCGTGGTCGTCCTCCATAAAATCTGTCTGGAGGCGTCTGTAGTTCTAGAGGGGGGGGATGACATTCACCTCTGGGTCATAGGTCACTGCTGCCGGGCCGACGCCAcccccccacaaaaaaaaccccccctccccctacACTGAGTCACGTTGAGGGACACAGTTTAACCAAGCAACCAAAGTCCTGTGATGTATTCGACTCCTCTGAGCCACAAACCATCAGTGGCatcacatgttccttcatcgccaccaacaaacacaccgtcctgctgccccaaatactcactacagcaccaaatgtggattaatccaccacagaaaatagtccccagcaaATGCTTTagatatttcctcctgtttgattgacaaaaactacagtgagcagctgtttgagaAAATTACTGAGCTAAGTTTTAAAAATCAAGCTCCACCGTGTTAAACCAAAGTCGGTCGCAAACGTCTCCCAAGTGGAACCAGCTGTGACTGATTTTCATTGCTTTGTTTGAGTAATCTGTTTAAGTCCTGAATAAACAAAATTATGGCTGCTAAatatccccccaaaaaaagttatatatttGGGGAGATATTATGATTTTCAGTTAGAacttttgttggtcttgtaccaaacaatcatgtttcctttacatctggagaatatgctttgtaggccggggcgtctctgtagcaccgcAACACTTCATGGTGCTAACagtgcacaacaatgttgtgagatttcgattatattttgattaattgtgcagctttaaataaaaactatccACTaattcatgagaaaaaaaaaaggaaatggaggacGTAAACTCTGCaggtttcctctgtgtctgaaccagCGTAAGAAAGCAAActttaaaggtgtgtgtgacagctgctctcacacacacaggatcaggATAAAACACACCGACTGCaggtaacaacaacaacaacaacgacaacaacaacgcTCACGGGTATCAACACAAACTGAGGCAGAGATCACTGTCAGAGCagatcaggtgtgtgtttgtatctctACTTCATGTCGGTGTAAAAGTGGATCAGACCCATCAGCTGTGTGATGTGGTGTGATCGAAAGTTCAAAAACCCCGGAGCTGATCATTGAAAACGGCTGATCAGCAACTTTAAGACGGAGGAAGCAAAAACTGATAGATAAATATCTGATCAGACCACAGACGCTCGATGGATCAGTTGATCAGGTGTGTGTAttgatcaggtgtgtgtgttgatcagGTGTGTTACCTTGGCGAACTGGATGGCAAAGATCTTCTTGTACTTGAGGTCCATGAGGAGGCTGTTCATCAGCAGCTGGTGGTAGATGTTCCTCGCTCCTGAGGACAGAGATCAGGTGAGTCCCTCCATCTTACCTGTGTCACTGACTCAGCTTTATTCATGGAAACAGGTTTTTTTAAGTAGAAAATCCTTTTAATATCATGTagaattatatttaaaaaccaGTTGGGACCATGTGGCCTAGAAAAACCAAGAatctcctgcagctcagaccaagaactataaatatatcattttaaaaattgttgTAACTCCAGTGGAAACTACATCACAACTATAACGATAGAAACACTGACAGCCAATTAAAATCCATCTGACTTCACAGGTGGGCGGAGCTTGTGTTCTGATCTTTAATAATATTGTTACTGGGGTCGATACATCGTGTACGTCATGTTcaacacagaacaacaacaaataaaataacagtataaaaatacaaacaggaagagtgtgtgtgtgtgtgtgtgtgtgtgtgtgtgtggtgtgtgtgtgttacctttcCACATCTTGGAGTCGTTCAGCATCAGTCGGTCGACCAGTGAGGAGTTCTCTCCTTCTGGCCCTTTCTGGAGTCCGACCTGACACAGGATCCTCCTCAGACCGTCTGAAACACACCGAGTATACACATCACAACACGCAGCAGCAGCGACACACAGACAAGAGGGATCGTGGGTAACGAAGTACAGACGTACCAGAGTACTGAAGGATCTGTCCCAACCAGGTCAGGGCCTTCAGAGCGAAACACTGATGAGCAACAACAGACGAGTGCATCACCTGAACCCTGAGTGGCTTCGACTGACGACTGGTGTtcctctgggggggggggggggggggggggggggggtaaagacTGTTTAAGAGGTCAATGCACCTCTGTACTGTTCACAAACAATGACACAACAAGAGCAGACTGAGGCTGAACCCAAAAATGTCCAGACTTCTTTGCCATAACAGActctataataataaaataaaatctgatcatAGTAACCACATTGGTCGTCATGTCAACAGTCATGTCATTACGGAGGCAAACACTCACCACTATCACAGACTTGGCCTGTTCGCAGAACTGGAAATCTCCATATCGAACCGACTTCCtgccctgaacacacacacacacacacacacacacacacacacacacacacacacacacacacacacacacacacacacacacacacacacacacacacacagagagcaggtAAACATCATCACCTGGACCTTTCAGCTGATAAACGTGGACTTCCTCATCAAGTTTactttctgctcctctctgaaCATTTACAGGTTCGATCTGACTGACAAACATATAACAATGTGctgtatataacaataataataataataataatactgattaGTACTGACGTCTCTGTCGACGGTGGTGGCGAAGCTGACGGCCTCCTTCTGGCTGCAGTTTACAGCTTTCTGCAGAGTGTAGATCACCTGTTCATACGTGTGGACTTCATCATTAAACAACATGCAGTAGTAggtgtctcctctctccctgcgcacgcacacgcacacacacacacacacacacacacacacacacacaggaagtatCAGTACATGCAGTACAGATCAGCTGACAGATGATACTGATGCATCCACCTGTCTCTACTCTGACTGAAAGCTGCTCTCAGGCCAGATTATTTTGTATaagttttttatgtttaatgttaattatgtttttatgactttcataatgtttttattatctattattttttcTGATTGTCTGATTGTTAAAGTTTCTCGGCTGAAAATGAGATTTGATCTGAAGCAGAGTGCGTACGGTGGCTCCAGTCCTGCAGGTAGCTGGTCCTCCTGTTCCCAGGTCAGCATGTCCACAGCGTatttcagaatgatggagaaGATGCTGTGCCCACGGGCAACCATGTCAGCTGGGAGCTGGGCTACGGGGTCCTGAAGGGACAAACAGTACAGAGTGATCATCACTGCAGAGGGGCACCAACTGGCAGACATACaagtggagagacagacaggtgtctcacctcctcagtgtctctgctgttgtctgtgggtgtgtgtttctggcaGTAAGGACCTTTCTTCCAGGCCTCAGCATCTCCACAGTCACAGAAACCTCCACCTCCAGACGTGGTcatctacaacacacacacacacacacacacacacacacacacacacacacacacacacacacattgtctttCTATATTTGAGATGACCTTCAGTGACATAATACATTCCCAGCCCCGAAACCTGATGCTAACCTGAACCTGCACCAGGTCTGAACCTGGTGCAGACATGCCCTCTCTACAGCGGTTTAAAATGGAAATTGGTCCTCAAAAAGAAAGCACTACAAAGCAAAAAGAcgacacactcagacagagtCCGtcgtacaaacacacacactgtgttgtgCAGTCAGTGGGtcgcatgtttgtgtgtgctggcagcgtcacctgcagcagacagcagacTCTCAGTGCTCCTGCTGTCAGCTGCAGAGTCACAGCCTCACGGCTCTTTGTGAAGCTGACAGGTCGACCTTTAACAACGGTGAACACCCACAGGTAaaaaagtaacacacacacacacacacacacacacacacacacacacacacacacacacacacacacacacacacacacaccttcaggaCAAAGTTGACTAATCTCAGTTTCACCACTTTATTCAAGCCATgttgctaacatgctaacatttcatCCTTGTTTCCTTTGTCAGAGCGCGGAGGAAAATTAAAGTCTTGTCATCTATCTACAGGAGCCAGCAGGTGATTGGCTTAAACGGTCACATGGTCATTAACTTTCTAAGGTGCTATATACATCTTTTCTTGATAATATGACAAAGAGCAGATTAAATGGTAAATTCCACACAACGTTAACAGTTCTAACTGAGGTCACAGGTTCtgatatattttctgtttccatctgttGAAACTGAAATCTGTGTTCAGTCCAGCAGGTGTTGAGATCCAGCACACCTCTCTCTATCAGAGAGTAGTTTTGTTAGACTGCCCCCTGTGGCTGGGGGTGTTACATGTTCAAGTCCAATAGTGTGGCGGGAGAGTCAGGATTGGCTTCATGATAATGATCTGTTACAGCATGTTCCATGTTCCCTGTGTGAATGGCTGTTTTATGTTCTGGGATTTGTTGTTTGGGAGCTGCGTTTGTTTGTCCACAGGAGAATGTAAACTTGTCAATTACTGATGTTGTCGTTTGATAGGAAACTTCTTAACAGTATCTGCAAACTCCTGTGGATAAATGACATGACTTCCATTTTCCTCCATGTTCTGATGAAGGAAACCAGACTGAAACGTACAAATACACTGAGAAGTAGGGATgggcattttcagtaatttcaataTTCGAGTACTCTCAGTACCTTATGAATGACTACTCGATTACTCgcaatttattttataaatatatatatatatatatatatatatatatatataagtataatatatataagttGAACTATTGtggccaaaaacaacaaattcacaGGTGCACGAGTGAAACGCTATTCGAATAATGACTTCAACAACAAGTAGTCGTACCCATCCCTACTGGGAAGGTGTATCCTTTCAAAGATCTGtggttgacctttgacctctgaggGCTGCAGCACATCATCACGTCCTCCTGATCAACAAACCTCAGAGTAACActcttcatgttctctctcAGTCCTGTGCTCATACACCAGAGGAGTGAAGTGGATCGCATCCTTGTCCCTGGTCGTGTGGAgacgtcacacacacaggagctcCTCTTGTTACTGTCAGAGGTCACGTGAGGTCACATGATCACGACACACccagcaatgtgtgtgtgtgggggggtctTCACGTACCTGCCATCAGGTGTGTGTCTATttaacagctgctgtgtgtcacaTTTCTATTCTCACATCAACCAgctggatggtgtgtgtgtgtgtgtgtgtgtgtgctcacccTGTATCGATGCTCTTTGTGAACGCTGCCCAGGAAACACTGCATGCACAGAACACATGTTGGATCAGCTGCACACTccctaaacacacaaacacacactgttcaagTATAAACCaagatctgtgtgttttctctgtgtgtgtgtgtgtgtgtgtgttcatgaataTTATGTCCAGTCTGTGTTCAAACTGTTTCAGACAGCTGCTGATTCAGCTGGTTGTTGAACTGGTTGTTGcagactggggggggggctgggggctggagttcactgaactcattgtcacATTCAcgaaaccagtttgagacatGGAGCGTTATCCAGCTGGAAGtcgccattagaagatggtgaactgatGTGTGTGACCTGTGCAGGTGTGTCTGTATTACCTGCAGGAGTAGGTGGGCTCCCCCACCTTGAACACATGCCCACACAGCGGTGACGGCTGGTTGTTCTCCTGTAGCTGAGCCAGGCCGGCCGCTGGCTCCTCCCCGAGCAGGAGCCACTCCAGAGGAGCCAAGAGGAGCAGCTGACAGGCAagctcctccctctgctcctccctctgctcctccctgctgctgccgccgccgctcgGACCCAGGCAAAGAATTCTGGGTACATATGTGGCCAGGTGACTGTACACCTCCTGCTGCAGTTCAGCCGCTGCCAGCCAccgctgaggaggaggaggggaggaaggatgATCacaatcactgcagctctaatTCATTTATAAACAGACACTCAAAAACACCTTACAtgattaatgtgaaaatgtctagaaaaaaaaactatacaaCAACAGATCATCAAACAGTGAAAGTTTTTCCTGTACTGTTGTACTCTACTATAGCTCTACTGTAATGTGCTTTAGTATTCCTGTAGTAGTACTGTAGTAGTACTGTAGTAGTACTGTAGTAATCCTGTGTCgaggtgcagcagcaggttcacATAATCAGCTCTGTAACAGTTTAACCTGCTGgactcactgacacactgacccAGATACTAACACTGAGCAAACACAAGGCCAACACTGAGCTAACACTGAGCTAACACCAGGCCAACACTGAGCTAACACCAGGCCAACACTGAGCTAACACCAGGCCAACACTGAGCTAATACTGGGCTAACACCAGGCTAACACTGAGCTAATACTGAGCTAAGACCAAGCTAACATCCAGCTAACACTGAGCTAAGACCAAGCTAACATCAAGCTAACACTGAGCTAACATTAACCTAATGAGTTACATAAAAATGGTTGAAGGTGATTGATGATGTTGATTACTTCCTGACTAAAAGAtattgttaaaaacacatttgatcaTTTAGCATTTATGTTAGCATGTTCATTATTCATGTGTTTGCTGTAGATCAGACTAGTGTCCCACTAAACCTGTAAAACCTGAGCGTTTTGTTTCAGAGCCTATAActtttaa is a window of Seriola aureovittata isolate HTS-2021-v1 ecotype China chromosome 14, ASM2101889v1, whole genome shotgun sequence DNA encoding:
- the ubr2 gene encoding E3 ubiquitin-protein ligase UBR2 isoform X2, with translation MAAAESDREPPSALCSEFLNFSAKDTASRWLAAAELQQEVYSHLATYVPRILCLGPSGGGSSREEQREEQREELACQLLLLAPLEWLLLGEEPAAGLAQLQENNQPSPLCGHVFKVGEPTYSCRECAADPTCVLCMQCFLGSVHKEHRYRMTTSGGGGFCDCGDAEAWKKGPYCQKHTPTDNSRDTEEDPVAQLPADMVARGHSIFSIILKYAVDMLTWEQEDQLPAGLEPPERGDTYYCMLFNDEVHTYEQVIYTLQKAVNCSQKEAVSFATTVDRDGRKSVRYGDFQFCEQAKSVIVRNTSRQSKPLRVQVMHSSVVAHQCFALKALTWLGQILQYSDGLRRILCQVGLQKGPEGENSSLVDRLMLNDSKMWKGARNIYHQLLMNSLLMDLKYKKIFAIQFAKSYERLQSDYVKDDHDREFSITDLSVQIFTVPSLARMLMVEENLMTTIIRTFVDHLRHRDLQGRFQFDRYTAQQAFKFGRVQSLIGDLKYVLISRPSEWSDQLRLKFLEGLDAFLELLKCMQGMDPVVRQVGQHIEMEPEWEAAFTLQMKLTHIISMIQEWCSADERVLIEAYRKCLSALSHCHSGLPDGEQPISLSLAGHSVETFRYQVSQDKVSIHLPVCRLLAGLHVLLSRTEVASRFPEQLPLGELSPPLLIELPLRCLVLCAQVHAGMWRRNGFSLINQIYYYHNVKCRVEMFDKDVIMLQAGASMMDPNHFLMIVLSRFELVHIFSSADFRKRYREANKDVVQQNNTLIEEMLHLIIMVVGERYVAGVGQVEPFDEVRREIIHQLSIRPMAHSELVKALPENGNKETGLERVIDSVASFKKPGVTGRGLYELRPEWNKYFNLYFHHYSRADQSKAEEAQRKLRRQNGEDTALPPPPPPPLCPLFGSLVNLLQCDVLLAVEGAVLQWAVEPSGGGWTESMLQRVLHLVGMALLEEQQQLENGNGDDDVTFNYTCKITRPGEAPSTSGSVLALLESLQNAPHLEVHKDMITWILKMVANIKTMRERTSSTSTITISPGQGQEETLRDKDKAERKRKAEMARLRREKIMAQMSEMQKHFINENKELFQQSLEELEASTSAAAENSPPSLVPTCVSQVCVGPRRVGGAERRQLVTCILCQEEQEVRGHGRAMVLAAFVQRSTVLSKNRRRNLPDPERHDPVFMHPDLSLGIHTASCGHIMHATCWQRYFEAVQLKEQRRQQRLRGHTSYDVENGEFLCPLCECLSNTVIPLLPHTHTPDHSVNHPNLEAWLKTTNQHIAALHSTHRMQSDGAAEGVEPVVPEGFRVDFTPQNPFSSSISEMITTFSMSTYKVGLKVNPNEQDHRVPVLSWSTCAYTIQSIERLLMDEEKPLFGSLPCRQDDCLSSLTRFSSACWTAAPLKTIHTHFIRLFAALVPDSQVENTLCILDIDMFHLLVYSVLSYTSVHSLDQSGRSVVDSAHLHLLHLVTVAHLVQILLTSATEDVCMDQDSAGSEEEEFTCQLYDTLRKHLGSLLPEESSGWQLWHCVKTGILPFLRAAALFFHYLNSTAPPADLLVAGPGQWEAVCSYLSLPSNLLQLYQSQHTLLEPLIHRWCCHPGVRQTLQGGGVIVRFPRESNRLIELPEDYSVLINQASSFTCPRSGGDKSRAPTLCLVCGSMLCSQSYCCQTEVDGEDVGACTAHTFTCGAGLGLFLRVRESQVLFVAGKTKGCFYPPPYLDDYGETDQGLKRGNPLHLCQERYRKIERLWRQHGVAEVIGHAQEANQTLVAIDWQHL